Proteins encoded in a region of the Triticum dicoccoides isolate Atlit2015 ecotype Zavitan chromosome 3A, WEW_v2.0, whole genome shotgun sequence genome:
- the LOC119272891 gene encoding uncharacterized protein LOC119272891 — protein sequence MAEGGGKKFGRNYLTWTDEMDTALLEVLVEHHNNGDHAQNGWKSHVYSAVIGNVCEKCSVTITKENISSRCKTFEKHYEAISKMLSQSGFGWDWVNNKLSIDSEDVWLKYVAANKKVGFYKNRVIKNWDAITTIYSKDHANGEGAVTGAETIVEPTTEPNEASPEVPQKKRTGDAILCLLGDMKGSFHDALKSLEPLPLPQVTPPAEILATLEMIPDLARGDILRSYGKLILSERLYQALLELTMNFGKEWLLMLN from the exons ATGGCTGAAGGAGGTGGAAAAAAATTTGGTAGAAATTACCTCACATGGACAGATGAAATGGACACTGCACTACTCGAGGTCCTTGTTGAGCATCACAACAATGGCGATCATGCCCAGAATGGATGGAAGTCCCATGTCTACAGTGCTGTTATAGGTAATGTGTGTGAGAAGTGCTCTGTGACCATCACAAAGGAAAACATCAGTTCAAGGTGCAAAACCTTTGAAAAGCACTACGAGGCCATTAGCAAGATGCTATCTCAAAGTGGATTTGGGTGGGATTGGGTCAATAACAAGCTGTCAATTGATAGTGAAGATGTGTGGCTTAAATATGTCGCG gctAACAAGAAAGTAGGATTTTACAAGAACAGGGTCATTAAGAATTGGGATGCTATCACCACCATATACTCAAAAGATCATGCAAATGGTGAAGGTGCTGTCACTGGTGCTGAAACTATTGTAGAACCAACTACGGAACCCAATGAAGCCTCTCCTGAAGTGCCACAAAAAAAACGAACTGGTGATGCCATCCTGTGCCTTCTTGGGGATATGAAAGGCTCATTTCATGATGCTTTGAAGTCACTCGAGCCTTTACCTCTGCCCCAAGTTACACCTCCTGCTGAAATCCTTGCAACACTTGAGATGATCCCTGATCTAGCTCGTGGTGACATCTTGCGATCTTATGGTAAGTTGATCCTTAGCGAACGCTTGTACCAAGCGCTTCTTGAGCTTACCATGAACTTCGGGAAGGAATGGTTGTTGATGTTGAATTAG
- the LOC119270239 gene encoding probable cinnamyl alcohol dehydrogenase 1, whose amino-acid sequence MAAESQTETGNCSAWAAKDPSGILSPHSFNRRTVRHDDVSLRITHCGVCYADVIWTKNRHNDSVYPLVPGHEIAGVVTEVGSDVKGFKLGDHVAVGTYVNSCRDCDNCNSFLENHCSKFVFTFNGVDTDGAVTKGGYSTHIVVHERYCYKIPDGYPLEKAAPLVCAGITVYTPMTRHNMNQPGKSLGVIGLGGLGHMAVKFGKAFGLKVTVLSTSESKRDEAISVLGADNFVVSSDKKQMESLKNSLDFIVDTASGDHPFDPYLALLKVGGVMALVGFPGEIRVHPATLNLGARTLSGSVTGGTKDTQEMMNFCAANKIYPEIEVIKIDYVNEALERLVNRDVRYRFVIDIEGSFK is encoded by the exons ATGGCTGCTGAATCCCAGACCGAGACTGGCAACTGCAGTGCCTGGGCGGCAAAAGATCCTTCTGGAATACTCTCCCCACACAGTTTCAACCGTAG GACTGTACGACATGACGATGTCTCTTTGAGGATCACGCATTGTGGTGTCTGTTACGCCGATGTTATCTGGACAAAAAATAGGCACAATGACTCGGTGTACCCTTTAGTCCCAGG GCATGAAATTGCTGGAGTTGTAACTGAGGTTGGTTCAGATGTCAAGGGCTTCAAACTGGGCGACCATGTGGCTGTCGGGACATATGTCAACTCATGCCGTGACTGTGACAACTGCAATAGCTTCCTCGAGAACCACTGCTCAAAGTTTGTTTTCACTTTCAATGGTGTCGATACGGACGGTGCTGTCACAAAGGGAGGATATTCCACTCACATTGTAGTTCATGAACG GTACTGCTATAAAATACCTGATGGCTATCCATTGGAAAAGGCAGCACCTTTGGTTTGTGCTGGGATCACTGTGTACACTCCGATGACGCGACATAACATGAACCAGCCGGGAAAGTCACTGGGTGTCATTGGTCTTGGTGGGTTGGGTCACATGGCAGTGAAATTTGGGAAAGCCTTTGGCCTGAAGGTGACTGTTCTTAGTACAAGTGAATCGAAAAGAGATGAAGCAATCAGCGTTCTTGGTGCAGATAATTTTGTGGTGTCATCAGATAAAAAACAGATGGAG TCCCTGAAAAATTCTTTGGACTTCATTGTCGATACTGCCTCTGGTGACCACCCATTTGACCCTTATCTCGCACTTCTGAAAGTTGGTGGCGTAATGGCGCTAGTTGGCTTTCCTGGAGAAATCAGAGTGCATCCTGCAACACTTAATCTGG GTGCACGGACTTTGTCTGGTAGTGTGACTGGAGGCACGAAGGACACCCAGGAGATGATGAACTTCTGCGCGGCAAACAAAATCTACCCAGAGATTGAGGTTATAAAGATAGACTACGTCAACGAGGCCCTTGAGAGGCTTGTCAACCGGGATGTGAGGTACCGGTTTGTAATTGACATAGAGGGCTCTTTCAAGTAA